In Nomia melanderi isolate GNS246 chromosome 4, iyNomMela1, whole genome shotgun sequence, the following are encoded in one genomic region:
- the Nprl2 gene encoding nitrogen permease regulator-like 2 isoform X2, with protein MRLDKNIKKKMTSITIINDIDDKSQEDPIRCIFFSEFHHIVGPKITCQVPDNFISKDIFDNVSVYIIPKAQLQRSTITVTLKDYKILGFPVKIDDKKYARNAFYFNLCFVCDAGARTVHYEPVVKKMSDFLMALEDENCFLSSSDDKTRLAEMLQQVIQDLNMHKMCTLTEGTMTSHLKVIKLAPEPKPVLDHQVPIFLEGREAFQSDQWDLTTQQVLPYIDGFNHVARIAAEADVENNLVKSCVQNLVYYGVVTLIPIFQYSNVYAATSKLKELAENVKLQERCIAYASKFPRQPAYLRDIYRMYASMTHGSSMRDLCQRLNPQNLRINERRLVQFGLIEGLIRRVYKYPICLPGSPCNDEMKSNPVYKYFTGTYSLDEICCSTGQSAAQIEDIVERDPNVVMLWK; from the exons ATGagattagataaaaatataaagaagaaaatgacaTCAATCACAATAATAAATGACATAGATGATAAGAGTCAAGAAGATCCTATtagatgtatatttttttcCGAATTTCATCATATTGTAGGTCCAAAAATTACTTGTCAA GTAccagataattttatttcaaaggaCATTTTTGATAATGTCAGTGTGTATATTATACCAAAGGCACAATTACAACGTAGCACTATAACagt aACACTGAAGGACTATAAAATTTTAGGGTTCCCTGTAAAAATTGATGATAAGAAATATGCTAGAaatgcattttattttaatttatgttttgtgTGTGATGCAGGGGCTCGTACTGTGCATTACGAACCCGTTGTTAAGAAAATGTCTGACTTTTTG atgGCTCTTGAAGATGAAAATTGTTTCTTATCATCTTCTGATGACAAGACAAGATTAGCAGAAATGCTTCAACAGGTGATACAAGATTTAAATATGCACAAGATGTGTACATTAACAG agGGGACAATGACGTCCCACTTGAAAGTCATAAAGTTAGCACCTGAGCCGAAACCAGTTCTTGATCATCAGGTACCAATATTCTTGGAAGGCCGTGAAGCATTTCAGAGCGATCAGTGGGATTTAACTACACAGCAAGTGTTGCCTTATATTGATGGATTTAATCATGTAGCACGAATTGCAGCAGAAGCAGACGTAGAGAACAATCTGGTTAAAAGCTGTGTGCAGAACCttgt GTATTATGGTGTGGTAACATTAATTCCAATATTCCAATATAGCAATGTTTATGCAGCGACCTccaaattaaaagaattagcagaaaatgttaaattacaGGAACGATGTATAGCATATGCTTCAAAATTTC CTAGACAACCCGCGTATCTTAGGGACATATATAGAATGTATGCAAGTATGACACATGGTAGTAGTATGAGGGACTTATGCCAAAGACTTAATCCTCAGAATTTGAGAATCAATGAAAGACGACTGGTACAATTTGGTCTCATTGAAGGTCTTATTCGTAGAGTGTATAAg TATCCAATATGTCTGCCAGGATCTCCTTGTAACGACGAAATGAAAAGCAATCCGGTGTACAAATACTTCACGGGAACATATAGTCTCGACGAAATTTGTTGCAGTACAGGTCAATCGGCAGCACAGATTGAAGATATTGTTGAACGTGATCCGAACGTTGTCATGTTATGGaagtaa
- the Nprl2 gene encoding nitrogen permease regulator-like 2 isoform X1, protein MIMRLDKNIKKKMTSITIINDIDDKSQEDPIRCIFFSEFHHIVGPKITCQVPDNFISKDIFDNVSVYIIPKAQLQRSTITVTLKDYKILGFPVKIDDKKYARNAFYFNLCFVCDAGARTVHYEPVVKKMSDFLMALEDENCFLSSSDDKTRLAEMLQQVIQDLNMHKMCTLTEGTMTSHLKVIKLAPEPKPVLDHQVPIFLEGREAFQSDQWDLTTQQVLPYIDGFNHVARIAAEADVENNLVKSCVQNLVYYGVVTLIPIFQYSNVYAATSKLKELAENVKLQERCIAYASKFPRQPAYLRDIYRMYASMTHGSSMRDLCQRLNPQNLRINERRLVQFGLIEGLIRRVYKYPICLPGSPCNDEMKSNPVYKYFTGTYSLDEICCSTGQSAAQIEDIVERDPNVVMLWK, encoded by the exons ATG ATTATGagattagataaaaatataaagaagaaaatgacaTCAATCACAATAATAAATGACATAGATGATAAGAGTCAAGAAGATCCTATtagatgtatatttttttcCGAATTTCATCATATTGTAGGTCCAAAAATTACTTGTCAA GTAccagataattttatttcaaaggaCATTTTTGATAATGTCAGTGTGTATATTATACCAAAGGCACAATTACAACGTAGCACTATAACagt aACACTGAAGGACTATAAAATTTTAGGGTTCCCTGTAAAAATTGATGATAAGAAATATGCTAGAaatgcattttattttaatttatgttttgtgTGTGATGCAGGGGCTCGTACTGTGCATTACGAACCCGTTGTTAAGAAAATGTCTGACTTTTTG atgGCTCTTGAAGATGAAAATTGTTTCTTATCATCTTCTGATGACAAGACAAGATTAGCAGAAATGCTTCAACAGGTGATACAAGATTTAAATATGCACAAGATGTGTACATTAACAG agGGGACAATGACGTCCCACTTGAAAGTCATAAAGTTAGCACCTGAGCCGAAACCAGTTCTTGATCATCAGGTACCAATATTCTTGGAAGGCCGTGAAGCATTTCAGAGCGATCAGTGGGATTTAACTACACAGCAAGTGTTGCCTTATATTGATGGATTTAATCATGTAGCACGAATTGCAGCAGAAGCAGACGTAGAGAACAATCTGGTTAAAAGCTGTGTGCAGAACCttgt GTATTATGGTGTGGTAACATTAATTCCAATATTCCAATATAGCAATGTTTATGCAGCGACCTccaaattaaaagaattagcagaaaatgttaaattacaGGAACGATGTATAGCATATGCTTCAAAATTTC CTAGACAACCCGCGTATCTTAGGGACATATATAGAATGTATGCAAGTATGACACATGGTAGTAGTATGAGGGACTTATGCCAAAGACTTAATCCTCAGAATTTGAGAATCAATGAAAGACGACTGGTACAATTTGGTCTCATTGAAGGTCTTATTCGTAGAGTGTATAAg TATCCAATATGTCTGCCAGGATCTCCTTGTAACGACGAAATGAAAAGCAATCCGGTGTACAAATACTTCACGGGAACATATAGTCTCGACGAAATTTGTTGCAGTACAGGTCAATCGGCAGCACAGATTGAAGATATTGTTGAACGTGATCCGAACGTTGTCATGTTATGGaagtaa
- the LOC116425491 gene encoding cilia- and flagella-associated protein 45, whose translation MVHKVSKDVSKTTAVCNASLARNQKNLKFKEQVCTNQSKKACNHESRDLNYCCVRCNGKELNKERVKNKRVSMKTTPKKKPLSTKVLTKEEYEQFRKCSGSTTKEDHVTDLKAEAEERERLIKESMERKEEFRKLDKNRPREKSAELIEIEEEVRKRTQHVLDRAQNMKLEQEEEIQKCNRIILETKCRAIRDAQLAEKKLIEIELEEEDKRLNDMMENERRWAIKEELKKEQTEAARKLEFANSLKGQIRENEEQRLLEFARKQEESRLINLSNIAWQQTEIAKMRDKEAEFARIRQEIAEGNEQLKHLKAMEEQENKIIDLRIRQYQREKQNREEKLAEERRQEKLRKEQEKAKVASQTLRHQDAQARIDELNAVRIQEEVEREWRQKEKEEALRRTIAQKLLKEEREKQINNKRIMQAIEIERERREFEKIVRVQKEAFCREQKELEKKQRQALNHRSEILKQVNEKERERIETRQKMFEEGLALRTEAEIRKKKLREAMENKCNEMRNNKVPDVYINEVKRMMENIY comes from the exons ATGGTGCATAAAGTGAGCAAAGATGTCTCGAAAACGACTGCCGTGTGCAACGCATCCCTTGCGAGGAatcaaaagaatttaaaattcaaagaacAGGTTTGCACGAATCAGTCAAAAAAAGCCTGCAATCATGAATCGAGAGACTTGAATTATTGTTGCGTCCGTTGTAATGGGAAGGAG TTAAACAAAGAAAGAGTTAAAAACAAAAGAGTAAGCATGAAAACAACTCCAAAGAAAAAACCTCTTTCCACAAAAGTCTTGACAAAAGAAGAATATGAACAATTTCGGAAATGTAGTGGTTCCACAACAAAAGAGGACCACGTAACAGACCTCAAAGCAGAAgcagaagagagagaaaggcttATAAAAGAGAGTATGGAGAGGAAAGAGGAATTTCGTAAATTAGACAAGAACAGGCCTCGTGAGAAAAGTGCAGAATTAATCGAAATCGAGGAAGAGGTCAGAAAAAGAACTCAACACGTGCTCGACAGAGCGCAGAACATGAAACTGGAACAAGAGGAAGAAATACAGAAATGTAATAGGATTATTTTGGAAACTAAATGCCGTGCCATTCGTGATGCGCAG TTAGCAGAGAAAAAACTCATTGAGATTGAGTTGGAAGAAGAGGACAAGCGTTTAAATGATATGATGGAAAATGAAAGAAGGTGGGCGATCAAAGAGGAACTTAAGAAAGAGCAAACGGAGGCAGCCAGAAAGCTAGAATTTGCTAACAGTTTGAAAGGTCAAATACGCGAAAATGAAGAACAAAGACTGTTGGAGTTTGCAAGGAAGCAGGAAGAAAGTCGACTGATTAACTTAAGCAATATTGCTTGGCAACAAACAGAAATTGCCAAGATGCGCGATAAGGAGGCTGAATTCGCTCGAATTCGACAGGAAATTGCTGAAGGAAATGAGCAATTAAAACACCTGAAAGCCATGGAAGAACAggaaaataaaatcattgatcttag GATTCGACAATATCAAAGAGAAAAGCAGAACAGAGAAGAAAAACTAGCTGAAGAAAGAAgacaagaaaaattgagaaaagagCAAGAGAAAGCGAAAGTGGCATCTCAGACGTTACGGCACCAGGACGCACAA GCACGAATAGATGAATTGAACGCTGTCCGGATTCAAGAAGAAGTAGAACGTGAATGGaggcaaaaagaaaaagaagaagctcTTAGACGAACGATAGCTCAGAAATTGCTGAAAGAGGAACGagagaaacaaataaacaataaacgaaTAATGCAGGCGATTGAGATTGAACGAGAGCGAAGAGAATTTGAGAAAATTGTACGCGTTCAGAAAGAAGCTTTCTGTCGAGAGCAGAAAGAACTTGAGAAGAAACAGCGACAAGCTTTAAATCATAGAAGTGAAATACTAAAACAG GTGAACGAGAAGGAAAGAGAACGCATAGAGACTAGACAAAAAATGTTCGAGGAAGGCTTGGCACTTCGCACGGAGGCTGAAATACGCAAAAAAAAATTAAGAGAAGCAATGGAAAATAAATGCAATGAAATGAGGAATAATAAAGTACCTGACGTGTACATAAACGAAGTGAAACGAATGATGGAGAACatctattga